From Bacteroidetes bacterium GWF2_43_63, the proteins below share one genomic window:
- a CDS encoding protease: MKYSLLIAIMIMMTHTAKSQQEARLLRFPAVSSSSIVFTYAGDLYAVGKTGGVARRITSGDGYEMFPRFSPDGKWIAFTGQYDGNTEVYLIPADGGIPKRLTHTATLGRDDISDRMGPNNIVMGWTPDGKKIIYRSRGTSFNDFVGKLYAVSVDGGLSEELPLSTGGFCSYNSDGSKLAFNRVFREFRTWKYYKGGMADDIRIFDYKTKSIEKITDTQAQDIMPMWIGNEIYFISDRDRTMNLFCYNTESKTTSKVTTYSEFDIKFPSHNNGEIVFENGGYIYLFSASTKKAEKVKILISNDMAYSRDFLADASKNIQMVSPAPGGERLVVSARGEVFSVPVKSGVTRNLTKKSSSHDRNAVWSPDGKTIAYISDRSGEFEIWTIAQDGSSDPVQITKKADTYYFSLEWSPDSKKILFSDKKLRLRYVDVETKKITEVASTGVWEYTDFAWSPDSKWIVFTEPQKSGMNQIMLYELASGKKTAVTDTWYESYNAQFSRDGKFLVFISDRDFNPIYSQTEWNTAYTNMGRIYLVPLDAKTLNPLAPKNDEVALEPEKKDDPKPADGAIPNIVVTTEGIQDRIVSLPIESCNYYGVEMTGDDVYYVKSATGDEKSQLMLYSIEDSKETTIGEFNGFQITGNSKKMLVRRDRVYYIIDLPKAEVKPEKSVSFDQLKTTVNRQEEWSQIYFEVYRQMRDFFYVENMQGVNWDAMRDKYAALLPYVNNRHDLNYIIGELIGELNVGHAYISGGDRPMPTRVNTGLLGAVIASDPSGFFKISSVLKGANWSKQLRSPLTEHGVNVKEGEYIIAIDGVRTNTVNNVYALLAGKADIQVEMLVNSKPSADGARKVIVVPLASEASLYYYNWVQHNVELVDKATNGEVGYIHVPDMSVEGLNEFVKYFYPQLNKKALIIDDRGNGGGNVSPMIMERLMRVPTRANMARNVTIPGQTPTKIMLGPKVLLLNQYSASDGDLFPYAFKKHQLGKTIGVRSWGGVVGIRGSLPFIDGTVLNKPEFASYSIDESKWIIEGYGVEPDIIIDNDPYQEFSGTDTQLLKAIEVIKEELKNYKPIPEIPEGPDKSK, encoded by the coding sequence ATGAAATATTCACTCCTTATTGCTATCATGATCATGATGACTCATACAGCCAAAAGCCAGCAGGAAGCCCGTCTTCTTCGTTTCCCTGCAGTCAGCAGCAGCTCCATCGTTTTCACCTATGCCGGTGATCTTTACGCTGTCGGTAAAACTGGCGGCGTCGCGCGTCGCATCACTTCGGGCGACGGCTACGAAATGTTCCCCAGATTTTCTCCAGATGGAAAATGGATTGCATTTACCGGCCAGTATGATGGCAACACTGAAGTTTATCTGATTCCTGCCGACGGTGGAATTCCAAAACGCCTGACACACACAGCCACACTTGGAAGGGACGATATTTCGGATCGCATGGGTCCCAATAATATTGTAATGGGCTGGACTCCCGACGGAAAGAAAATCATATATCGTTCACGCGGAACTTCCTTCAACGATTTTGTCGGAAAACTATATGCAGTATCTGTTGACGGCGGACTATCAGAAGAACTCCCCCTCTCCACCGGCGGATTCTGCAGCTACAATAGCGATGGCAGCAAGCTCGCTTTCAATCGCGTTTTTCGTGAATTCCGCACATGGAAATATTACAAAGGTGGGATGGCCGATGATATACGCATCTTCGATTATAAAACAAAATCAATCGAAAAAATAACCGATACACAGGCACAGGATATCATGCCCATGTGGATTGGCAATGAAATTTATTTTATTTCGGATCGTGACCGCACCATGAATCTTTTCTGCTACAATACTGAAAGCAAGACTACATCTAAGGTTACAACATACTCTGAATTTGACATCAAATTTCCTTCGCACAACAATGGTGAAATCGTTTTTGAAAACGGAGGCTATATCTATCTTTTCAGTGCTTCAACCAAGAAAGCCGAAAAAGTAAAAATTCTGATTTCAAACGACATGGCCTACAGTCGCGACTTTCTGGCCGATGCTTCGAAAAATATTCAGATGGTAAGTCCTGCTCCAGGCGGAGAACGGCTCGTGGTGAGTGCCCGCGGCGAAGTATTTTCCGTTCCTGTGAAAAGCGGAGTTACCCGAAATCTCACAAAAAAATCTTCATCGCATGACCGCAACGCCGTCTGGTCGCCCGATGGAAAGACCATTGCATATATAAGCGATCGCAGCGGTGAGTTTGAAATCTGGACGATTGCACAGGATGGAAGTTCAGACCCAGTGCAGATTACAAAAAAAGCCGACACATATTATTTCTCTCTTGAGTGGTCACCGGATAGCAAAAAAATACTTTTCAGCGACAAAAAACTGCGTCTTCGTTATGTAGATGTTGAAACAAAAAAAATTACAGAAGTCGCATCAACAGGCGTGTGGGAATACACTGATTTTGCATGGAGTCCTGACAGTAAGTGGATCGTTTTTACTGAGCCCCAAAAATCGGGCATGAACCAAATTATGCTCTATGAGCTGGCTTCAGGTAAGAAAACTGCAGTCACCGATACCTGGTACGAATCATACAATGCGCAATTCAGTCGTGACGGGAAATTTCTCGTTTTCATCAGCGATCGTGATTTCAATCCTATTTATAGTCAGACGGAATGGAATACGGCCTATACAAATATGGGGCGCATTTATCTTGTGCCATTGGACGCTAAAACACTGAACCCGCTTGCGCCAAAGAATGATGAAGTTGCATTGGAACCTGAAAAGAAAGATGACCCGAAACCCGCTGATGGAGCTATTCCAAATATTGTTGTAACAACCGAGGGCATTCAGGATCGCATTGTTTCATTACCTATTGAGTCATGCAATTATTACGGAGTAGAAATGACCGGCGACGACGTTTACTACGTGAAAAGTGCAACAGGCGATGAGAAAAGTCAACTCATGCTTTACAGTATAGAAGATTCAAAAGAAACTACTATTGGCGAATTCAATGGTTTTCAGATTACTGGCAACAGCAAGAAAATGTTGGTTCGCAGGGATAGAGTTTATTATATCATCGATCTGCCAAAAGCTGAAGTGAAGCCGGAAAAGAGCGTGTCGTTCGATCAGTTGAAAACCACGGTCAACCGTCAGGAAGAATGGTCTCAGATTTATTTTGAGGTCTACCGCCAGATGCGGGATTTCTTTTATGTTGAAAACATGCAGGGCGTAAACTGGGATGCCATGCGCGATAAATACGCTGCATTGCTGCCTTATGTTAATAATCGTCACGACCTGAATTATATTATTGGTGAATTAATCGGCGAACTGAATGTAGGACATGCTTACATCAGCGGTGGAGACCGGCCAATGCCAACGCGCGTAAACACTGGGCTTCTGGGCGCTGTAATCGCTTCGGATCCCTCCGGTTTTTTCAAAATATCGTCTGTATTGAAAGGGGCAAACTGGAGCAAACAATTGCGCAGCCCACTCACCGAGCACGGTGTGAATGTGAAAGAAGGAGAATATATTATCGCCATTGATGGTGTAAGAACAAATACTGTAAATAATGTATACGCGCTGCTTGCAGGCAAAGCCGATATACAGGTCGAAATGCTTGTAAACAGCAAGCCATCAGCTGATGGTGCCCGAAAAGTTATTGTTGTTCCGCTGGCATCTGAAGCATCACTCTATTACTACAACTGGGTGCAGCACAATGTGGAACTTGTTGATAAAGCAACCAACGGAGAAGTAGGATACATCCACGTTCCAGACATGAGCGTTGAAGGGCTGAATGAATTTGTGAAATATTTTTACCCGCAGCTGAACAAAAAAGCACTGATCATTGATGATCGTGGAAACGGCGGCGGCAATGTTTCTCCAATGATTATGGAACGACTAATGCGTGTTCCGACACGCGCCAATATGGCCCGCAACGTGACCATCCCCGGACAGACTCCAACCAAAATCATGCTGGGCCCAAAAGTGCTTTTACTCAATCAGTATTCAGCATCCGACGGAGACTTATTTCCTTATGCGTTTAAAAAACATCAGTTGGGTAAAACCATTGGAGTCCGCAGCTGGGGCGGTGTTGTGGGTATTCGCGGTTCATTGCCATTTATAGATGGCACTGTGCTGAACAAGCCCGAATTTGCAAGCTACTCCATCGATGAAAGCAAATGGATCATTGAAGGCTATGGCGTAGAGCCGGATATAATTATTGACAACGATCCGTATCAGGAATTTTCCGGCACCGACACACAGCTTCTGAAAGCTATTGAAGTCATTAAAGAAGAATTGAAAAATTACAAACCAATTCCTGAAATTCCCGAAGGGCCCGATAAATCAAAATAA
- a CDS encoding ribosome-binding factor A: MDSIRQQKAARLIQKDLAEIFLHEGKNMFGNAMITVTVVRLSPDMSIARVYLSLFAVKDKDSLFQTIQIYTSELRKLLGLRIGKQVRIIPELKFFIDDSLDYMEKIDKALKS, from the coding sequence ATGGATAGCATCAGACAACAAAAAGCCGCGCGGCTGATTCAAAAAGATTTAGCTGAAATATTTCTTCACGAAGGAAAAAATATGTTTGGCAATGCCATGATCACCGTTACCGTTGTCAGGCTGAGTCCCGACATGAGTATTGCCCGGGTTTACCTGAGTTTGTTTGCCGTGAAAGACAAGGATTCTTTGTTTCAGACCATTCAGATTTACACCTCAGAACTCCGGAAACTGCTCGGGTTGCGCATTGGCAAACAGGTACGCATAATTCCAGAGCTGAAGTTTTTTATCGACGACAGTCTGGATTATATGGAGAAAATTGACAAGGCGCTAAAATCATAG